In the Oryza glaberrima chromosome 6, OglaRS2, whole genome shotgun sequence genome, one interval contains:
- the LOC127776810 gene encoding formamidopyrimidine-DNA glycosylase-like — protein sequence MPELPEVEAARRALEAHCVGRRIARCAVADDPKVVVAAAGGRVAFERAMVGRTIVAARRRGKNLWLRLDAPPFPSFQFGMAGAIYIKGVPVTKYKRSVVSSTDEWPSKYSKFFVQLDDGLEFSFTDKRRFARVRLFEDPETVPPISELGPDALFEPMSSDSFADSLSRKKIGIKALLLDQSFISGIGNWIADEVLYQSRTHPLQIASSLSRESCEALHQSIQEVVKYAVEVDADCDCFPVEWLFHHRWGKKPGKVNGQKIEFITAGGRTTAYVPQLQKLTGMQSSKVVIANPEQVAENDDAKEIDTDPEDADNLNTRKRGATSRVARGKQKRDAIGALSRKTRKNGGGKEKPGSDYSEDDAETAEPNKVSTSSKGEKADPVRRSSRTASKPRQVNKLKER from the exons atgcCGGAGCtgccggaggtggaggcggcgaggagggcgctGGAGGCGCACTGCGTGGGGAGGAGGATCGCGCGCTGCGCGGTGGCGGATGACCCCAaggtggtggtcgccgccgccggggggcGCGTGGCGTTCGAGCGCGCCATGGTCGGCCGGACCATCGTCGCCGCGCGGCGGAGGGGCAAGAACCTCTGGCTCCGCCTCGACGCCCCTCCATTCCCCTCCTTCCAGTTCG GGATGGCTGGTGCGATCTACATTAAGGGAGTTCCTGTGACCAAGTACAAGAG ATCAGTTGTCAGTTCTACAGACGAGTGGCCCTCCAAGTACTCCAAATTTTTTGTTCAA CTTGATGATGGCTTAGAGTTTTCCTTCACTGATAAGAGGCGGTTTGCAAGAGTTCGGTTGTTTGAAGAT CCCGAAACTGTACCCCCGATTTCTGAGTTAGGACCAGATGCtctctttgagccgatgtcttCTGACAGTTTTGCGGACTCGCTGAGCAGAAAGAAGATTGGAATAAAAGCTCTTCTACTCGATCAG AGCTTCATATCAGGAATTGGTAATTGGATTGCAGATGAGGTGCTTTACCAG TCGAGAACCCATCCATTACAGATTGCTTCAAGTCTATCCAGGGAGAGTTGTGAAGCACTACACCAAAGCATCCAAGAG GTTGTGAAATATGCTGTTGAAGTTGATGCTGATTGTGACTGCTTTCCTGTGGAATGGTTATTCCATCACCGATGGGGCAAGAAGCCTGGTAAAGTCAATG GACAGAAAATTGAGTTCATAACAGCTGGTGGCAGG ACTACAGCATACGTGCCACAACTGCAGAAGCTGACTGGAATGCAATCTAGCAAAGTAGTCATTGCTAACCCAGAACAAGTGGCAGAGAACGATGATGCGAAGGAAATAGACACAGATCCAGAAGATGCTGATAATTTGAATACAAGGAAGCGAGGAGCAACTTCTAGGGTTGCCAGGGGAAAGCAAAAGAGAGATGCCATAGGTGCCCTTTCCAGAAAGACAAGGAAAAATGGTGGTGGCAAGGAGAAACCAGGTAGTGACTATAGTGAAGATGATGCTGAGACTGCTGAACCAAACAAAGTTAGCACCAGTAGCAAGGGCGAGAAGGCAGATCCGGTGAGAAGATCATCAAGGACCGCATCGAAACCCCGCCaggtaaataaattaaaagaaagATAG